The following proteins are encoded in a genomic region of Thermococcus sp.:
- a CDS encoding DUF5305 family protein — MINFRIERSRAITIALVAFISLAVLFGGYSAAAYLKSPTTTEVSYRTLYVERGSLSHMGFFSNETVYRNGTPLGYYPEKITREIRGAYDYSTSPPERGTYSAVLRADYYVTANKKRISLKNTTIKRWEGDFSGSFSIPVNFNMTKLTGALADLREGTGLYRAASDVYLIVNVSVPGRKTFTQRINLIRNTAGMLALEGSLKSYKKVGRTVNTTVNTFSFLGKNVPVSTGRTVFPAMAFAFALPPLGFTYTRRERKPKDELKGLRKFVVAGTPSGVPDDPIELDSVEDLERVFDLVDKPIVHRVENGEDVYSITDGEVVYEYRAGNNGAS, encoded by the coding sequence ATGATAAATTTCAGGATTGAACGGAGCAGGGCGATTACCATTGCACTCGTCGCTTTTATAAGTCTGGCAGTTCTTTTTGGCGGTTATTCGGCCGCGGCTTACCTAAAGAGTCCTACAACGACGGAGGTTTCTTACAGGACACTCTACGTTGAGAGGGGAAGTCTGAGTCATATGGGATTCTTCTCGAACGAGACGGTCTACAGAAACGGGACGCCGCTTGGATACTACCCGGAGAAGATAACCCGCGAGATAAGGGGTGCCTATGACTACTCCACAAGCCCCCCTGAAAGAGGAACCTACAGCGCGGTGCTGAGGGCTGACTACTACGTTACCGCCAACAAGAAGCGCATATCCCTGAAGAACACGACGATAAAGCGCTGGGAAGGGGACTTTTCAGGCTCGTTCTCGATTCCGGTTAACTTCAATATGACCAAACTCACCGGCGCCCTTGCTGATCTTCGCGAGGGAACGGGCCTTTATCGAGCGGCCTCGGATGTCTACCTGATCGTCAACGTCAGCGTTCCCGGAAGGAAAACCTTCACCCAGAGGATAAATCTCATCAGGAACACCGCTGGAATGTTGGCCCTTGAAGGATCATTGAAGTCCTACAAGAAGGTCGGTAGAACTGTCAACACGACGGTAAACACCTTCAGTTTCTTGGGAAAGAACGTTCCAGTCTCGACCGGGAGGACGGTCTTTCCGGCTATGGCCTTTGCCTTTGCCCTTCCACCGCTGGGCTTTACTTACACAAGGCGGGAGAGGAAGCCGAAGGATGAGCTTAAGGGCCTGAGGAAGTTCGTGGTTGCGGGAACCCCGAGTGGAGTTCCGGATGACCCGATCGAGCTTGACTCCGTTGAAGACCTTGAGAGGGTCTTTGACCTCGTTGACAAGCCGATAGTGCACCGCGTTGAGAACGGGGAGGACGTTTACTCGATAACCGACGGTGAGGTGGTTTACGAGTACCGGGCTGGAAACAACGGCGCCAGCTGA
- a CDS encoding inorganic diphosphatase, with amino-acid sequence MNPFHDIEPGPNAPEVVNAVIEIPKGSRNKYELDKKHGLIKLDRVLYSPFFYPVDYGLIPQTYYDDGDPFDIMVIMREPVYPLTLIESRPIGIMKMNDSGDKDWKVLAVPADDPYFKDWEDIDDVPKAFLDEIAHFFQRYKELQGKTTKVEGWGNAEEAKKEILRAIELYKEKFGKKE; translated from the coding sequence ATGAACCCATTCCATGACATAGAACCCGGACCGAACGCTCCGGAGGTTGTCAACGCCGTTATAGAGATCCCTAAGGGGAGCAGGAACAAGTACGAGCTTGACAAGAAACACGGCCTCATAAAGCTTGATAGGGTGCTCTACAGTCCGTTCTTCTACCCGGTTGACTACGGGCTCATCCCGCAGACATACTACGATGACGGCGACCCCTTTGACATCATGGTAATAATGCGTGAGCCGGTTTACCCGCTCACCCTCATCGAGTCCAGGCCGATAGGCATAATGAAGATGAACGACAGTGGCGACAAGGACTGGAAGGTCTTGGCCGTTCCGGCTGATGACCCCTACTTCAAGGACTGGGAGGACATCGACGATGTCCCAAAGGCCTTCCTCGACGAGATAGCCCACTTCTTCCAGAGGTACAAGGAACTCCAGGGCAAAACAACCAAGGTCGAGGGCTGGGGCAACGCCGAAGAGGCCAAGAAGGAAATCCTCCGCGCCATAGAGCTTTACAAAGAGAAGTTTGGGAAGAAGGAATGA
- a CDS encoding DNA-directed RNA polymerase, whose translation MYKLLTIKDVVRIPPRMFTMDPKEAAKAVLREAYEGIYDRDEGVVLAVMDVREVGQGVIVPGDGATYHEVIFDIIVWKPEMHEVFEGEVIDVAPYGAFIRIGPMDGLVHISQLMDDYVVFDEKNKQFIGKETNRTLKLGDYVRARVIAVSVKSRVIRENKVGLTMRQPGLGKRDWIEREKRKEKEA comes from the coding sequence ATGTACAAGCTCCTAACGATTAAGGACGTCGTCAGGATTCCGCCCAGGATGTTCACAATGGATCCGAAGGAGGCCGCCAAGGCAGTGCTCCGCGAGGCCTACGAGGGTATCTACGACCGTGACGAGGGCGTAGTTTTGGCCGTTATGGACGTCAGGGAGGTCGGCCAGGGCGTTATCGTTCCCGGAGACGGTGCCACCTACCACGAGGTGATCTTTGATATCATCGTCTGGAAGCCGGAGATGCACGAGGTCTTTGAGGGTGAGGTAATAGACGTTGCCCCATATGGAGCGTTCATCAGAATTGGCCCGATGGATGGCTTAGTTCACATCAGCCAGCTCATGGACGACTACGTTGTCTTTGATGAAAAGAACAAGCAGTTCATAGGCAAGGAGACCAACAGAACCCTCAAACTCGGCGACTACGTCAGGGCTAGGGTCATAGCGGTCAGCGTCAAGAGCCGTGTCATAAGGGAGAACAAGGTCGGCCTCACCATGCGCCAGCCAGGTCTCGGAAAGAGGGACTGGATAGAGAGGGAGAAGCGCAAGGAGAAGGAGGCGTGA
- the spt4 gene encoding transcription elongation factor subunit Spt4: protein MAKERACRHCHYITTEDCCPICGSRDLSDEWFDLVIITDPEKSMIAKKLGVKVPGKYAVRVR from the coding sequence ATGGCCAAGGAGCGTGCCTGCAGGCACTGCCACTACATCACCACGGAAGACTGCTGTCCGATATGCGGTAGCAGGGACCTCAGCGACGAGTGGTTCGACCTGGTTATAATCACCGACCCCGAGAAGAGCATGATAGCCAAGAAGCTGGGGGTTAAAGTTCCCGGCAAATACGCGGTAAGGGTTAGATGA
- a CDS encoding GTP-dependent dephospho-CoA kinase produces MMRFVLTPELRAALKEPMGEIIRGEIPEPYLKIMDELKRAPFLVTVGDVVTENVLRLGIKPSMAIYDHRTERRDYTPNIETDAVLMTVQNPPGTITKALLNAIRKGFGLAGRGRRVYLSVSGEEDLAAIPAVLYAPVGSVVLYGQPDEGVVLIRVTPECKLRCGKLMSKMEVVHDGD; encoded by the coding sequence ATGATGAGGTTCGTGCTCACCCCAGAGCTTCGCGCTGCCCTGAAGGAACCAATGGGTGAGATTATACGGGGCGAGATTCCGGAGCCTTACCTCAAGATAATGGACGAACTGAAGCGCGCCCCGTTCTTAGTAACTGTCGGTGATGTAGTTACTGAGAACGTCCTCCGGCTCGGTATCAAGCCGAGTATGGCCATCTACGACCACAGAACGGAGAGACGGGACTACACTCCCAATATCGAGACTGATGCGGTTCTCATGACTGTCCAAAATCCCCCAGGGACGATAACGAAAGCTTTATTAAACGCAATCAGAAAGGGCTTTGGGCTGGCCGGACGTGGGAGGCGCGTTTACCTAAGCGTGAGCGGTGAGGAAGACCTAGCCGCGATTCCGGCAGTCCTCTACGCCCCCGTTGGCTCGGTAGTACTCTACGGCCAGCCCGACGAGGGGGTAGTGCTTATAAGGGTAACACCCGAATGCAAGCTCAGATGCGGGAAGCTCATGTCCAAGATGGAGGTGGTTCACGATGGAGATTAA
- a CDS encoding 30S ribosomal protein S24e has translation MEIKVTEMKENKLLRRKEIHFDVLHEGEPTPSREAVKGKLVAMLDLDPETVVVQYIRSYFGSHVSKGYAKAYESKERLQYIEPDYVLLRNGFIQKEEE, from the coding sequence ATGGAGATTAAGGTTACCGAAATGAAGGAGAACAAGCTCCTCAGAAGGAAAGAGATACACTTTGACGTCCTTCACGAGGGCGAGCCTACCCCGAGCAGGGAAGCGGTGAAGGGCAAGCTCGTCGCCATGCTAGACCTCGACCCCGAGACCGTTGTTGTCCAGTACATCCGGAGCTACTTCGGAAGCCACGTCAGCAAGGGCTACGCGAAGGCCTACGAGAGCAAGGAAAGGCTCCAGTATATCGAACCCGATTACGTTCTCCTTAGGAACGGGTTCATCCAGAAAGAGGAGGAGTGA
- a CDS encoding 30S ribosomal protein S27ae, with the protein MAKGKKKTSQKWKLYEVKGRKIVRKNKFCPRCGPGVFMAEHKDRWSCGRCGYTEWKRK; encoded by the coding sequence ATGGCGAAGGGCAAGAAGAAGACCAGTCAGAAGTGGAAGCTCTACGAGGTTAAGGGTAGGAAGATCGTCAGGAAGAACAAGTTCTGCCCGCGCTGCGGGCCTGGAGTCTTCATGGCCGAGCACAAGGACCGCTGGAGCTGCGGCCGCTGTGGCTACACCGAGTGGAAGAGGAAGTGA
- a CDS encoding HemK2/MTQ2 family protein methyltransferase, translating into MPLYYGLNIKLHPQVYEPAEDTFLLAENLTVREGDLALDMGTGTGLIALLMARKAQFVLGVDVNPLAIELAKENARLNGIKNVEFCVSNLFERVGGKFDVITFNAPYLPGEPEEPIDLALIGGKTGREVLDKFIGKLPHYLKPGGTVQIVQSSITGVEETLEGLEKAGLTTKVTTKMHVFFEDIVLINAQAKW; encoded by the coding sequence ATGCCCCTTTACTACGGCCTGAACATCAAACTTCATCCTCAGGTGTACGAGCCTGCCGAGGACACCTTCCTCCTCGCTGAGAATCTAACGGTTAGAGAGGGTGACCTCGCCCTCGACATGGGAACCGGGACGGGTTTGATAGCCCTCTTGATGGCGAGGAAAGCTCAGTTCGTCCTCGGCGTTGATGTAAACCCTTTAGCAATTGAACTGGCCAAAGAAAACGCCCGGCTGAACGGTATCAAAAACGTTGAGTTCTGCGTGAGCAACCTCTTTGAGCGGGTTGGCGGAAAGTTTGACGTCATAACCTTCAACGCTCCCTACCTGCCCGGTGAGCCAGAGGAACCGATAGACTTGGCCCTCATCGGTGGGAAAACCGGACGGGAAGTTCTCGATAAGTTTATCGGGAAGTTGCCCCATTACCTTAAGCCCGGTGGAACCGTCCAGATAGTCCAGAGTTCGATAACCGGTGTGGAAGAAACCCTAGAGGGGCTGGAAAAAGCTGGATTGACCACTAAGGTCACCACTAAGATGCACGTCTTCTTTGAGGACATCGTTCTTATAAATGCTCAGGCTAAGTGGTAG
- the twy1 gene encoding 4-demethylwyosine synthase TYW1 has protein sequence MAITFVSNPNMPEEITELFKKQHYALVGRHSSVKLCHWLKESLKHDRFCYKQKFYGIASHRCLQMTPVTAWCTHNCIFCWRPMEGFLGTELPQPWDDPAFIVEESIKAQRKLLVGYKGMPGINMKKFEEAWNPRHAAISLSGEPMLYPYMGDLVEEFHKRGFTTFIVTNGTVPKRLEEMKREDKLPTQLYVSLTAPDTETYNRVNVPMIPDGWEGIKGTLKLMNGLPTRTVVRITLVKGENMNNPDGYAKLIKIANPMFVEAKAYMFVGFSRNRLTINNMPRHEEIRAFAEELVKRLPGYHIEDEYGPSRVVLIMRDDVDPSGRGTEGRFVKL, from the coding sequence ATGGCGATAACGTTCGTATCCAACCCCAACATGCCTGAGGAAATAACCGAACTCTTTAAGAAGCAGCACTACGCTTTAGTGGGCAGGCACAGCTCGGTGAAGCTCTGCCACTGGCTCAAGGAGAGCCTGAAGCACGACCGTTTCTGCTACAAGCAGAAGTTCTACGGCATAGCGAGCCACCGCTGTTTGCAGATGACGCCGGTTACCGCCTGGTGCACCCACAACTGCATATTCTGCTGGCGCCCGATGGAGGGCTTCCTGGGGACGGAACTTCCCCAGCCATGGGACGACCCTGCATTCATAGTTGAGGAGAGCATCAAGGCCCAGAGAAAGCTCCTCGTCGGCTACAAGGGCATGCCCGGCATAAACATGAAGAAGTTTGAGGAGGCGTGGAACCCGAGGCATGCTGCCATAAGTCTCTCCGGCGAGCCTATGCTCTACCCCTACATGGGCGACCTCGTTGAGGAGTTCCACAAGAGGGGTTTTACTACCTTCATAGTCACCAACGGAACCGTTCCTAAGAGACTCGAGGAGATGAAGCGCGAGGACAAACTCCCGACCCAGCTCTACGTCTCGCTGACCGCCCCTGACACCGAGACCTATAACCGCGTCAACGTCCCGATGATTCCGGACGGCTGGGAGGGGATAAAGGGAACCCTCAAACTAATGAACGGCCTGCCGACTAGGACAGTGGTGAGGATAACCCTCGTCAAGGGCGAGAACATGAACAATCCAGATGGCTACGCGAAGCTAATCAAAATAGCGAACCCGATGTTCGTGGAAGCGAAGGCTTACATGTTCGTCGGCTTCTCCCGGAACAGGCTTACCATCAACAACATGCCGCGCCACGAGGAGATCAGGGCCTTCGCGGAGGAGCTTGTGAAGCGCCTGCCGGGCTATCACATCGAGGATGAGTACGGGCCGAGCAGGGTTGTACTCATAATGCGCGACGACGTTGACCCAAGCGGCCGCGGCACGGAAGGGCGCTTCGTAAAGCTCTGA
- a CDS encoding prenyltransferase/squalene oxidase repeat-containing protein yields the protein MGRRIIPLLLIILVLIPYASAASVIDESQPFLNPAIDYTNEVPQEALLLAALASTVGKTVNTSVAAATVLDAVNTLESWQNPDGGWGYYRGSISTPQDTALAIIGLTTAKPVVEKYAGESAFNALDTSLRDGRAYLLGSFEGKGWGYIKDSPIEFYPTVLSLWALGELGLNINNSLVVDSASDYVANFTDLSPDYLALRLIAFKAIGHKPVEGDLQRCSELLGSGNLSGLERAMLTYALVLYEPFGFDTAKALTVLEEEGQHNGTYFILSGSGAFLNVDSLTPTAYAVMAFSLLADELSKGTFTSPKSVLCSELIKSQNPDGGWGIYAGGASSAKATYYAVEALHYCTPLPEGVKKGIAWAREHLESAEDNALRAGTITEDYYYTVLTLARFGNLSDSERVELINFTRSLEYAPGQWRGLFSIPQPYETAMGLSLLQALGDRSSRDVTAGKKWLLSLTKGGWGIILNPLFGVMTAENVPTTVMVLEALSNVSTPEELKPHLDWLLSQRLPDGAWGYFRESTNMLGQVFTGTPSVEYTARAAFLLESFGYNVMPSVINWTLKNLNLTTTTVDKALALELIRNVKIIPEVSIYEVINALSSGVWEVNYLEPYANVASVIGDAVSAVGATVELKEGSLDFEEGNHIVLAPFGSFNVSNYNSGLSVVLSGNQVIINGRAYPETTTILIAPGRTQNGYVLAVLFDPKNIGAVETIFSSGMFKYLHGNYLILRASDINGDGKIEPNEIIPLVAG from the coding sequence ATGGGTAGGAGAATAATCCCGTTACTCCTGATTATCCTGGTTTTAATCCCGTACGCGAGTGCGGCCAGCGTTATCGATGAGTCCCAGCCATTCCTCAATCCCGCGATTGACTACACGAACGAGGTTCCCCAGGAGGCTCTCCTGCTTGCGGCGTTAGCATCGACTGTTGGGAAGACTGTGAACACCAGTGTCGCCGCTGCCACCGTTCTTGATGCGGTTAACACACTCGAGAGCTGGCAGAATCCGGACGGCGGCTGGGGCTATTACAGAGGGAGCATCAGCACCCCACAGGATACTGCCTTGGCCATAATAGGTCTGACCACCGCAAAGCCGGTTGTGGAGAAGTACGCCGGTGAATCTGCCTTCAATGCCCTCGACACCAGTCTCCGCGACGGTAGGGCTTACCTCCTTGGCTCCTTCGAGGGAAAGGGATGGGGCTACATCAAAGATTCGCCCATTGAGTTCTACCCGACGGTTCTCTCGCTCTGGGCGCTTGGTGAGCTTGGTCTCAACATCAACAACAGCCTGGTCGTTGACTCCGCCTCCGACTACGTTGCCAACTTCACCGACTTAAGCCCCGACTACCTTGCCCTCAGGCTCATCGCCTTTAAAGCAATCGGTCACAAGCCCGTTGAAGGGGATCTCCAGAGATGTAGTGAACTCTTAGGTAGCGGCAACCTGAGCGGGCTTGAGCGGGCCATGCTGACCTACGCCCTGGTTCTCTACGAACCCTTTGGCTTTGACACAGCCAAGGCCCTCACCGTTCTTGAGGAAGAAGGCCAGCACAACGGCACTTACTTCATTCTCAGCGGCAGCGGTGCCTTCCTCAACGTTGATTCCTTAACCCCGACAGCCTATGCGGTTATGGCTTTCTCCCTGCTCGCCGACGAGCTTTCCAAGGGAACTTTTACCAGTCCAAAGTCAGTTCTCTGCTCTGAGCTTATAAAGAGTCAAAACCCGGACGGTGGCTGGGGAATCTATGCTGGAGGTGCCTCCTCCGCTAAAGCCACCTATTACGCGGTTGAGGCCCTCCACTACTGCACACCATTACCGGAGGGTGTTAAAAAAGGAATCGCTTGGGCGAGGGAGCACCTGGAGTCCGCGGAAGACAACGCCCTCAGGGCAGGAACCATAACCGAGGACTACTACTACACGGTCCTCACCCTCGCGAGGTTTGGGAACCTCAGCGACTCGGAGAGGGTTGAACTCATCAACTTCACCCGGTCCCTTGAGTACGCCCCCGGACAGTGGAGGGGCCTCTTCTCAATCCCCCAGCCCTACGAGACGGCAATGGGCCTCTCCCTACTTCAGGCCCTGGGAGACCGCTCAAGCCGTGACGTTACCGCTGGAAAGAAGTGGCTGCTCTCCCTCACTAAGGGGGGCTGGGGCATCATCCTAAACCCCCTCTTTGGTGTAATGACCGCCGAGAACGTTCCCACTACCGTTATGGTCCTTGAAGCGCTCTCAAACGTCTCCACGCCGGAGGAGCTGAAGCCCCACCTTGACTGGCTCCTCTCCCAGAGACTTCCGGACGGTGCCTGGGGCTACTTCAGGGAGAGCACCAACATGCTCGGTCAGGTTTTCACTGGAACTCCATCGGTTGAATACACCGCCAGGGCCGCGTTCCTCTTGGAGAGTTTTGGTTACAATGTGATGCCCTCCGTGATCAACTGGACCCTGAAAAACCTTAATCTAACTACGACGACCGTTGACAAGGCACTCGCCCTCGAACTCATACGGAACGTTAAAATAATCCCTGAGGTTTCGATCTACGAGGTCATCAACGCCCTCTCAAGTGGGGTGTGGGAGGTCAACTATCTCGAACCCTACGCAAACGTTGCATCCGTGATTGGAGATGCAGTCTCGGCCGTTGGTGCCACCGTTGAACTCAAGGAAGGCTCGCTGGACTTTGAGGAGGGCAACCACATCGTGCTAGCCCCCTTTGGTTCGTTCAACGTTTCAAACTACAACAGTGGGCTTTCGGTGGTTCTCAGCGGCAACCAGGTCATTATCAACGGGAGGGCATACCCCGAAACCACCACGATCCTCATAGCTCCCGGAAGGACGCAGAACGGCTACGTACTGGCGGTTCTCTTCGATCCGAAGAACATCGGGGCTGTGGAGACCATATTCAGCTCGGGGATGTTCAAATACCTCCATGGGAATTACCTCATCCTTCGGGCCAGCGACATCAATGGGGACGGAAAGATAGAGCCAAACGAGATAATCCCCTTAGTGGCGGGGTGA
- a CDS encoding cell division protein FtsZ produces the protein MRALIIGVGQCGTKIADLFSLVDFEALAINTSLGDLDYLKHVPQERRILIGEGITGGKGVNANPILGREAMKRDLPMVMRKINSIIGYEDVDIFFLTFGFGGGTGAGGTPPLAEALKEEYPDSLVVAIGALPLKEEGIRPTINAAITIDKLSKIADSIIAIDNNKLKEGNDDISRAYERINYTIVERIASLLALVDVPGEQTLDASDLKFVLKALGSFATVGYAKADAGKVKSLSRLILKSFESEGLYLEANIESALYGLVAVHGPPEVLKAGDIFEALDYLTGKIRGKQIFRGFYPDPREREVEVVTLLSGIYDSKSIEDIVITAKNYARSFMEAKEEAETKKRELLSGLPDFDDVYPVEGGK, from the coding sequence GTGAGGGCTTTAATCATCGGGGTCGGCCAGTGTGGAACCAAGATCGCCGACCTCTTTTCCCTCGTCGATTTTGAAGCCTTGGCTATAAACACCTCACTGGGCGATCTAGACTACCTCAAGCACGTCCCCCAGGAAAGGAGAATCCTAATAGGTGAGGGCATCACCGGTGGAAAGGGCGTCAACGCGAATCCCATACTTGGAAGAGAAGCGATGAAGCGCGATTTACCGATGGTAATGCGCAAGATAAACTCCATCATCGGCTACGAAGACGTTGACATCTTCTTCCTGACCTTCGGCTTCGGCGGCGGAACCGGGGCTGGTGGAACGCCTCCCCTGGCCGAGGCACTGAAGGAGGAGTACCCCGACTCCCTCGTTGTCGCGATAGGCGCCCTCCCACTGAAGGAGGAGGGCATAAGACCCACCATAAACGCGGCCATAACGATAGACAAGCTTTCCAAGATAGCGGATTCGATAATAGCCATCGACAACAACAAGCTCAAGGAGGGAAACGACGACATCAGCAGGGCCTACGAGCGCATTAACTACACGATAGTAGAGAGGATAGCATCACTCCTCGCTCTAGTCGACGTCCCTGGCGAGCAGACGCTCGATGCCAGCGATTTAAAGTTTGTCCTCAAGGCCCTCGGGAGCTTCGCCACAGTAGGCTACGCCAAGGCTGACGCCGGAAAGGTTAAGAGCCTGTCGAGGCTTATACTGAAGTCCTTCGAGAGCGAGGGGCTTTATCTTGAGGCGAACATAGAATCGGCACTCTACGGCCTCGTCGCGGTTCACGGTCCCCCCGAGGTTCTCAAGGCGGGTGACATCTTTGAAGCCCTTGACTACCTCACCGGTAAGATACGGGGCAAGCAGATATTCCGCGGCTTCTACCCAGATCCCCGCGAGAGAGAGGTGGAAGTTGTAACGCTCCTCAGCGGAATCTACGACAGCAAGAGCATCGAGGACATTGTAATCACCGCGAAGAATTACGCCCGTTCCTTTATGGAGGCAAAGGAAGAGGCTGAGACTAAGAAGAGGGAACTTCTCAGCGGTCTGCCGGATTTCGACGACGTCTATCCTGTGGAGGGAGGGAAATGA
- a CDS encoding hydrolase, whose protein sequence is MRRGFIFTLDALLSLLLVMMFVTSIVVIMNNTSRVYSTYMRSQSQHIAFDTLETLRTVPLNQLVPPGKINEWIKNGVINTTYVTPDMTPLDIVATYWAVAPMYNESIQSKFKNNSAKILGYLLNTTLKGYDYELMINNYTSPYLRKVGSNYSKAPDVSSATIIMSGYAYNQTPRGYMARAYLTKLGSKENVYVIRGDYIYARTDYSSQAVDIKYIVPANAIPSDASIEHITWFLEPAWVGSEYKIYLNGQEIWSGYVNDNLKVSDNSRVENELKANFHPGKQNVFEVRVYKRGYDGGEDGAQYIKIKYRTSIPSTLEFPKEFHFEDVTANYGIEIWKYLFVPGKLNSLSIQVAVGNVSKNTPITLSFMFNQSVTISPTNCQYNTSTEIKTCYWSNSTISSTLQNAGYNYTQISSRYTTIVVNAGGRDAYYNPRIHLIGKDSFIKADYDTGLVLTPYTIDITEPISLPDSDWTRNVIINFNVPSGVTPLWVKFQFPWLYSTNYGEPEQVITVDNSKIPATDLYRHPPDPFIYALARVGYTANTFDYQYKSLPNAIANGANTLQITLGNGYQLQPKNGDGTLTYVIQAYAGYGNVFPKFIRDGCGGYNITYYWQGDSNPHYILAGNEPYCNISATQLLEGRKTYAVDDAIVRLFNNLGGNGTQADPLLVELPSTVTIDFASMGNIPGLFQPMQITLRVWREH, encoded by the coding sequence ATGAGGAGGGGGTTCATATTCACACTAGATGCACTGCTTTCGCTTCTGTTGGTCATGATGTTTGTGACCAGCATAGTCGTTATTATGAATAACACTTCCAGAGTTTATTCCACTTACATGCGCTCTCAGTCCCAGCATATTGCATTCGATACCCTTGAAACCCTCAGGACGGTCCCGCTGAACCAGCTCGTGCCTCCGGGGAAGATAAACGAGTGGATTAAAAATGGGGTTATTAACACAACCTATGTAACTCCTGATATGACACCTTTGGACATTGTGGCTACTTACTGGGCTGTCGCTCCTATGTACAATGAGTCCATTCAGTCCAAGTTTAAGAATAATTCCGCGAAGATCCTTGGCTACCTCCTCAACACGACCCTCAAGGGGTATGACTATGAACTAATGATAAACAACTACACAAGCCCGTATCTCAGAAAAGTGGGTTCCAACTACTCAAAGGCCCCTGATGTCTCTTCGGCAACCATCATAATGAGCGGCTACGCCTACAACCAGACCCCTAGGGGCTACATGGCGAGGGCTTATTTGACAAAGCTCGGGAGCAAGGAGAACGTTTACGTGATAAGGGGTGACTATATCTACGCTAGAACGGACTATTCAAGTCAGGCGGTTGATATAAAGTATATAGTCCCCGCCAATGCGATCCCATCGGATGCCTCAATAGAGCACATAACATGGTTCCTGGAACCGGCATGGGTCGGCTCCGAGTACAAGATATACCTAAACGGACAGGAGATATGGAGTGGATACGTGAATGACAACCTTAAAGTCAGTGATAATTCCAGGGTAGAGAATGAGTTGAAGGCAAACTTTCACCCTGGAAAACAGAACGTATTCGAGGTCAGGGTTTACAAAAGAGGGTACGATGGTGGTGAGGACGGTGCTCAGTACATAAAAATCAAATACAGAACCTCCATACCCTCAACCCTAGAATTCCCAAAAGAGTTCCATTTTGAGGATGTAACGGCGAATTACGGGATTGAAATCTGGAAGTATCTGTTCGTTCCGGGCAAGCTGAACTCGCTGAGCATTCAAGTGGCCGTCGGAAACGTCAGTAAGAACACACCGATAACCCTCTCCTTCATGTTCAATCAGAGTGTCACCATAAGCCCTACAAACTGTCAGTACAATACTTCCACGGAAATCAAGACCTGTTACTGGAGCAACTCAACGATATCGTCCACGCTTCAGAACGCCGGCTACAACTATACACAGATTTCGAGCAGGTACACCACAATAGTGGTTAATGCAGGAGGCAGGGACGCATACTACAACCCCAGAATACATCTAATCGGAAAAGACTCCTTTATTAAGGCCGATTATGATACTGGACTTGTTTTAACACCGTACACTATAGATATCACGGAACCGATATCCCTCCCAGACAGTGACTGGACTAGGAACGTGATCATCAACTTCAACGTGCCCTCCGGTGTTACCCCGCTGTGGGTGAAATTCCAGTTTCCCTGGCTGTACTCCACCAACTACGGAGAGCCAGAGCAGGTGATAACCGTTGACAACAGTAAGATCCCAGCCACGGACCTATACCGGCATCCTCCTGATCCATTTATATACGCACTGGCAAGGGTGGGTTATACCGCCAATACATTTGATTATCAATACAAAAGTCTCCCCAACGCAATAGCAAACGGAGCTAACACTCTGCAAATTACCCTAGGCAACGGCTATCAACTACAGCCAAAAAATGGGGATGGTACATTGACATATGTCATCCAGGCCTACGCCGGTTATGGCAACGTCTTCCCCAAGTTCATACGGGACGGTTGCGGGGGGTACAACATAACCTACTACTGGCAGGGTGACTCTAACCCGCACTACATCTTGGCGGGGAATGAACCGTACTGTAATATCAGCGCTACTCAGCTCTTAGAGGGCAGAAAAACCTACGCCGTGGACGACGCCATAGTGCGCCTGTTCAACAATCTCGGGGGGAACGGAACCCAAGCCGATCCGTTACTAGTGGAACTCCCATCGACGGTCACGATTGACTTCGCCTCCATGGGCAACATTCCCGGTCTCTTCCAGCCGATGCAGATAACCCTTAGGGTGTGGAGGGAGCACTGA